A section of the Thauera chlorobenzoica genome encodes:
- the prfB gene encoding peptide chain release factor 2 (programmed frameshift) — MEAERQNAIAEKLADLAARGRELRRYLDYDVKASKLEEVNRALEDPAVWNNAERAQELGKEKRQLEDVVVTLQNIDTQSRDLKDLFELAEAEDDDDTFEAVEADLGALAAEVEKLEFRRMFGNPMDPNNCFIEIQAGAGGTEAQDWAGMLERMYLRYGEKKGFAVELMEETEGEVAGIKNCTIKLSGDYAYGYLRTETGIHRLVRKSPFDSNARRHTSFTSVFVYPEVDDSIEIDINPADLRIDTYRASGAGGQHINKTDSAVRITHEPTGIVVQCQNDRSQHKNKAEAMSMLKARLYELELRKRQAEQQKLEDSKSDIGWGHQIRSYVLDQSRIKDLRTNYEVGNTQAVLDGDLDDFIGASLKQGV; from the exons ATGGAAGCCGAACGCCAGAACGCCATCGCCGAAAAACTCGCCGACCTCGCCGCCCGCGGTCGCGAACTACGGAGGTATCTT GACTACGATGTGAAAGCATCGAAGCTCGAAGAAGTCAATCGCGCGCTGGAAGACCCGGCGGTGTGGAACAACGCCGAACGCGCCCAGGAGCTGGGCAAGGAAAAGCGCCAGCTCGAGGACGTGGTCGTCACCCTGCAGAACATCGACACGCAATCGCGCGACCTGAAGGATCTGTTCGAGCTCGCCGAAGCCGAGGACGACGACGACACCTTCGAGGCGGTCGAGGCCGACCTCGGCGCGCTGGCCGCCGAAGTCGAGAAGCTCGAGTTCCGCCGCATGTTCGGCAACCCGATGGACCCGAACAACTGCTTCATCGAAATCCAGGCCGGCGCCGGCGGCACCGAGGCCCAGGACTGGGCCGGGATGCTCGAGCGCATGTACCTGCGCTACGGCGAGAAGAAGGGCTTCGCCGTCGAGCTGATGGAAGAAACCGAAGGCGAAGTCGCCGGCATCAAGAACTGCACGATCAAGCTCAGCGGCGACTACGCCTACGGCTACCTGCGCACCGAGACCGGCATCCACCGCCTGGTGCGCAAGTCACCGTTCGACTCCAACGCCCGCCGCCACACCAGCTTCACCTCGGTGTTCGTGTACCCGGAAGTGGACGATTCGATCGAGATCGACATCAACCCGGCGGACCTGCGCATCGACACCTACCGCGCCTCGGGCGCCGGCGGCCAGCACATCAACAAGACCGACTCCGCGGTGCGCATCACCCACGAGCCGACCGGCATCGTCGTGCAGTGCCAGAACGACCGCTCGCAGCACAAGAACAAGGCCGAGGCGATGTCGATGCTGAAGGCGCGCCTGTACGAGCTGGAACTGCGCAAGCGCCAGGCCGAACAGCAGAAGCTCGAAGACTCCAAGAGCGACATCGGCTGGGGCCACCAGATCCGCAGCTATGTGCTCGACCAGTCACGCATCAAGGATCTGCGCACCAACTACGAAGTCGGCAACACCCAGGCGGTGCTCGACGGCGACCTGGACGACTTCATCGGCGCAAGCCTCAAGCAGGGTGTCTAA
- the boxC gene encoding 2,3-epoxybenzoyl-CoA dihydrolase, with translation MADAIDYRTDPSRYRHWSLAIDGEVATLTLDVDEDGGIRPGYRLKLNSYDLGVDTELHDALQRIRFEHPMVRTVVLTSGKPRIFCSGANIQMLGASSAAWVANLCRFSSEIRNGIEDASEHSGLKFIAACNGTTAGGGYELALACDEIILVDDRNSVVSLPELVLLGMLSGTGGIVRMTDKRKVRRDHADLFCTTFEGVRGKRAVEWRLVDAVVRRSRFAAYLAERAQALAAGSDRPVGARGVALPTLERSVEVAANHDARYHYEFVDVAIDAAARSATLTVRAPAAVTATTVAEIEAQGANWWPLKMARELDDAILNLRTNHLDIGLWQLRTEGDAEVVLDIDATLVAHQAHWFVRETIGMLRRTLARLDVSSRSLYALIEPGSCFAGTLLEIALAADRSYLRDDEGGANRIGLTAMNFGPLPMVNGLSRIASRFYQEEGPVAAVKARKGELLSAAEAMALGLVTAIPDDLDWADEVRIACEERTSLSPDALTGLEANLRFGITETMNTRIFGRLSAWQNWIFSRPNAVGENGALKRFGSGRSARFDWDRV, from the coding sequence ATGGCGGACGCCATCGATTACCGCACCGATCCATCGCGCTACCGGCACTGGTCGCTCGCGATCGATGGCGAAGTCGCGACGCTGACTCTGGACGTCGACGAGGACGGCGGCATCCGCCCAGGCTACAGGCTCAAGCTCAACTCCTACGACCTCGGCGTCGATACCGAACTGCACGACGCGCTGCAGCGCATCCGCTTCGAGCATCCCATGGTCCGCACCGTGGTGCTCACCTCGGGCAAGCCGAGAATCTTCTGTTCCGGCGCCAACATCCAGATGCTGGGGGCCTCTTCGGCGGCCTGGGTCGCGAACCTGTGCCGGTTTTCCAGCGAGATCCGCAACGGCATCGAGGACGCCAGCGAACATTCCGGCCTCAAGTTCATCGCCGCGTGCAACGGCACCACCGCCGGCGGCGGCTACGAGCTGGCGCTGGCGTGCGACGAGATCATCCTCGTCGACGACCGCAATTCGGTGGTGTCGCTGCCCGAACTCGTACTGCTGGGGATGCTCAGCGGCACCGGCGGCATCGTCCGCATGACCGACAAGCGCAAGGTCCGCCGCGACCACGCCGACCTCTTCTGCACCACTTTCGAAGGCGTGCGCGGCAAGCGCGCGGTGGAATGGCGTCTGGTCGATGCGGTGGTCAGGCGCAGCCGGTTTGCTGCGTACCTCGCCGAGCGTGCGCAGGCGCTCGCCGCCGGCTCCGACCGCCCCGTCGGCGCCAGGGGGGTGGCTCTGCCCACGCTCGAGCGCAGCGTCGAGGTCGCAGCCAACCACGACGCCCGCTACCACTACGAGTTCGTCGATGTCGCGATCGACGCCGCCGCCCGCAGCGCGACCCTGACCGTGCGCGCCCCCGCCGCCGTCACCGCGACCACGGTTGCCGAAATCGAAGCCCAGGGCGCCAACTGGTGGCCGCTGAAGATGGCACGCGAACTCGACGACGCGATTCTCAACCTGCGCACCAACCACCTCGACATCGGCCTGTGGCAGCTGCGCACCGAGGGTGATGCCGAGGTCGTGCTGGACATCGATGCCACCCTCGTCGCCCACCAGGCGCACTGGTTCGTGCGCGAGACGATCGGCATGCTGCGCCGCACCCTGGCGCGCCTGGACGTGTCCTCGCGCAGCCTCTACGCGCTGATCGAGCCGGGCTCGTGCTTTGCCGGCACCCTGCTCGAGATCGCCCTCGCCGCCGACCGCAGCTACCTGCGCGACGACGAGGGCGGCGCCAACCGCATCGGCCTCACGGCGATGAATTTCGGCCCCCTGCCGATGGTCAACGGCCTGTCGCGCATCGCCTCCCGCTTCTACCAGGAAGAGGGCCCGGTGGCGGCGGTGAAGGCGCGCAAGGGCGAGCTGCTGAGCGCGGCCGAGGCGATGGCGCTGGGCCTGGTGACGGCGATCCCGGACGACCTCGACTGGGCCGACGAAGTGCGCATCGCCTGCGAGGAACGCACCAGCCTGTCGCCCGATGCGCTCACCGGGCTGGAAGCCAACCTGCGCTTCGGCATCACCGAGACCATGAACACGCGCATCTTCGGTCGCCTGTCGGCATGGCAGAACTGGATCTTCAGCCGCCCCAACGCGGTCGGCGAGAACGGCGCGCTGAAGCGCTTCGGTTCGGGCAGAAGCGCGCGCTTCGATTGGGATCGGGTTTGA
- a CDS encoding VIT1/CCC1 transporter family protein, giving the protein MNVFRRHREHHRTERSGWLRASVLGANDGIVSTASLLVGVAAAGADKHSVLVAGVAGLVAGAMSMAAGEYVSVHSQADTEKADLSRERAELEADPVAERRELTAIYVARGVEPELAARVARQLMARDALGAHARDELGITDALGARPVQAGLASAASFALGAALPLTVTVVMPAHGLIPAIASSSLAFLALLGAVAARVGGADALAGAGRVSVWGALAMAITAGAGALFGAAV; this is encoded by the coding sequence ATGAACGTGTTCCGCCGCCATCGCGAGCACCACCGCACCGAACGCAGCGGCTGGCTGCGCGCGAGCGTGCTCGGCGCCAACGACGGCATCGTCTCCACCGCGAGCCTGCTGGTCGGAGTCGCGGCCGCCGGTGCGGACAAGCACAGCGTCCTGGTGGCCGGTGTCGCCGGGCTGGTGGCAGGCGCGATGTCGATGGCCGCCGGCGAGTATGTTTCGGTGCATTCGCAGGCCGATACCGAAAAGGCCGACCTGTCGCGCGAGCGTGCCGAACTGGAGGCCGATCCGGTCGCGGAGCGCCGGGAGCTGACCGCCATTTACGTCGCCCGCGGCGTCGAGCCCGAACTCGCAGCACGGGTGGCCCGCCAGCTGATGGCGCGCGATGCGCTCGGCGCTCACGCGCGCGATGAACTGGGCATCACCGATGCGCTCGGTGCCCGCCCGGTGCAGGCGGGCCTGGCCTCGGCGGCCAGCTTCGCGCTCGGCGCCGCCCTGCCGCTGACGGTGACGGTGGTGATGCCGGCGCACGGCCTGATCCCCGCGATCGCCTCGAGCTCGCTCGCCTTTCTCGCCCTGCTGGGGGCGGTGGCGGCGCGGGTCGGTGGCGCCGATGCACTCGCCGGAGCGGGGCGGGTAAGCGTGTGGGGCGCGCTCGCGATGGCGATCACCGCCGGGGCGGGGGCCTTGTTCGGTGCCGCCGTTTGA
- the hutC gene encoding histidine utilization repressor: MGLTGAQRAVHRRVEAAGSIGRYHAGIAATARGRHVSSTSPRYRQIEDYLLERIRSSEFPVHHQIPPEEQLARDFGVSRMTANKAIRDLVQKGYLVRQAGLGTFVTDRKAESSLLEVFNIAAEVRSRDHEYSNDVIRCEEVQADDEVALRLGVRLGARVFHTVLVHREDGVPIQLEDRFVNPRWAPDYLRTDFSKQTPNEVLVASCPISDVEHVVEAVLVDAEVTHLLDIDTTTPCLSMTRRTWSDDHLISYARLIHPGNRYKLRSSMRSGPAMPDPLPGQRS; this comes from the coding sequence GTGGGCTTGACCGGCGCCCAGCGGGCAGTGCACCGACGCGTGGAGGCAGCGGGCAGCATCGGCCGGTATCATGCCGGCATCGCAGCGACAGCCAGAGGACGACACGTGAGTAGCACTTCCCCGCGTTATCGACAGATCGAGGATTACCTGCTCGAGCGCATCCGCAGCAGCGAATTCCCGGTTCATCACCAGATCCCGCCCGAGGAACAGCTCGCGCGCGATTTCGGCGTCAGCCGGATGACGGCGAACAAGGCGATCCGCGACCTGGTGCAGAAAGGCTACCTGGTGCGCCAAGCCGGGCTGGGCACCTTCGTCACCGACCGCAAGGCGGAGTCCTCCTTGCTCGAAGTGTTCAATATCGCAGCCGAGGTGCGCAGTCGCGATCACGAATACAGCAACGATGTGATTCGCTGCGAGGAGGTTCAGGCCGACGACGAGGTCGCACTGCGTCTGGGCGTGCGCTTGGGGGCGCGAGTTTTTCATACCGTCCTGGTGCACCGGGAAGATGGCGTTCCGATTCAGCTCGAAGATCGTTTCGTCAATCCGCGCTGGGCTCCCGATTACTTGCGGACCGATTTCTCCAAGCAGACGCCCAATGAGGTCCTGGTCGCGAGCTGCCCGATTTCCGATGTCGAGCATGTGGTCGAGGCCGTGCTGGTCGATGCCGAAGTGACGCACTTGCTCGACATCGATACCACGACGCCCTGTCTGAGCATGACCCGCCGCACCTGGTCGGACGATCATCTGATCAGCTATGCCCGCCTGATTCATCCGGGCAACCGCTACAAATTGCGCTCGTCGATGCGTAGTGGGCCCGCCATGCCCGATCCGCTTCCCGGGCAGCGTTCATGA
- the hutH gene encoding histidine ammonia-lyase, translating into MFDLDLQPGHLTLSQLRQAWQEPVRVRLAANAAAAIERSVACVRQVIDENRTVYGINTGFGLLAQTRIAHEDLELLQRSLVLSHATGIGEAVDDATVRLILLMKVNGLARGFSGIRREVIDALIALLNAEVYPHIPAKGSAGASGDLAPLAHMALVLLGEGKARHRGQWLAAKEALAVAGLAPLTLAAKEGLALLNGTQVSTAYALRGLFEAEDLFAAATVCGSLTVEAALGSRVPFDARIHAARGQRGQIDSAAAYRHLLEADSEIARSHLACGKVQDPYSLRCQPQVMGACLTQLRQAAEVLEVEANAVSDNPLVFAEEGDEGGDILSGGNFHAEPVAMAADNLALALAEIGALAERRVSLLMDKNMSQLPAFLVANGGVNSGFMIAQVTAAALASDNKALAHPASVDSLPTSANQEDHVSMAPNAGRRLWEMAANTRGVLAIEWLAACQGLDFRDGHKSSPKLEQARALLRAQVPFYDCDRFFAPDIEAANTLLLERRLSALMPAGLLPSWA; encoded by the coding sequence ATGTTCGACCTTGATCTGCAACCCGGCCACCTGACCCTCTCCCAATTGCGCCAGGCCTGGCAGGAACCCGTGCGCGTGCGCCTCGCCGCCAACGCCGCGGCGGCGATCGAGCGCAGCGTCGCCTGCGTGCGTCAGGTCATAGACGAGAACCGCACGGTGTATGGCATCAACACCGGCTTCGGCCTGCTCGCGCAGACCCGCATCGCCCACGAGGACCTCGAGCTGCTGCAGCGCTCGCTGGTGCTGTCGCACGCGACCGGCATCGGCGAGGCGGTCGACGACGCCACCGTGCGCCTGATCCTGCTGATGAAGGTCAACGGCCTGGCGCGCGGCTTCTCCGGCATCCGCCGCGAAGTCATCGACGCCCTGATCGCGCTGCTCAATGCCGAGGTCTATCCGCACATCCCGGCCAAGGGCTCGGCCGGCGCCTCGGGCGACCTCGCCCCGCTCGCGCACATGGCGCTGGTCCTGCTCGGCGAGGGCAAAGCGCGCCACCGCGGCCAGTGGCTGGCGGCGAAGGAGGCGCTCGCGGTAGCCGGGCTGGCGCCGCTGACGCTGGCGGCGAAGGAAGGCCTGGCGCTCTTGAACGGCACCCAGGTGTCCACCGCCTACGCGCTGCGCGGCCTGTTCGAGGCCGAGGACCTGTTCGCCGCCGCCACGGTGTGCGGCAGCCTCACCGTGGAAGCGGCGCTCGGCTCGCGCGTGCCCTTCGATGCGCGCATCCACGCGGCGCGCGGCCAGCGCGGCCAGATCGACTCCGCCGCCGCCTACCGCCACCTGCTCGAGGCCGACAGCGAGATCGCACGGTCGCACCTCGCCTGCGGCAAGGTGCAGGACCCGTACTCGCTGCGCTGCCAGCCACAGGTCATGGGCGCCTGCCTGACCCAGCTCCGCCAGGCCGCCGAGGTGCTGGAAGTCGAGGCCAACGCGGTGTCAGACAACCCGCTGGTGTTCGCCGAGGAGGGCGATGAAGGGGGCGACATCCTCTCCGGCGGCAACTTCCACGCCGAACCGGTGGCGATGGCCGCCGACAACCTTGCCCTCGCGCTCGCCGAAATCGGCGCCCTGGCCGAACGCCGGGTGTCGCTGCTGATGGACAAGAACATGTCGCAGCTGCCGGCCTTCCTCGTCGCCAATGGCGGCGTCAACTCCGGCTTCATGATCGCCCAGGTCACCGCCGCGGCGCTGGCGAGCGACAACAAGGCGCTCGCCCATCCGGCCAGCGTGGACAGCCTGCCGACTTCGGCCAACCAGGAAGACCACGTCTCGATGGCGCCCAACGCCGGCCGCCGGCTGTGGGAGATGGCGGCCAACACCCGCGGCGTGCTCGCCATCGAGTGGCTCGCCGCCTGCCAGGGGCTGGACTTCCGCGACGGCCACAAGAGTTCGCCGAAGCTCGAGCAGGCGCGCGCCCTGCTGCGCGCGCAGGTGCCGTTCTACGACTGCGACCGCTTCTTCGCCCCCGACATCGAAGCGGCGAACACGCTGCTGCTCGAGCGCCGGCTGTCGGCACTGATGCCGGCGGGCCTGTTACCCTCGTGGGCTTGA
- a CDS encoding ABC transporter ATP-binding protein, which produces MVKIKKEAVLEARDVSMTFNQGTEREVNVFRGINFELHAGEILAIIGPSGCGKSTLFNIIAGLLAPTAGAVHVDGEVVDGARGHVGYMLQKDLLLPWRTVMENVTLGLEVRGTDPAIAKERASGLIRSYGLAGFEAAKPSSLSGGMRQRVAFMRTLALDPKVILLDEPFSALDFQTRLVLQGDVKRIIRDRNKSAILVTHDIGEAIAMADRVLVLSHRPSTVKSIYPIDLGVEGDDPIALRRSAKFNEHFDVIWSDLDIQVSATA; this is translated from the coding sequence ATGGTGAAGATCAAGAAGGAAGCGGTCCTCGAGGCACGGGATGTCTCGATGACCTTCAACCAGGGTACCGAGCGAGAGGTGAACGTCTTTCGAGGCATCAACTTCGAGCTCCACGCGGGAGAGATCCTCGCCATCATCGGTCCGTCCGGCTGCGGCAAGTCCACGCTCTTCAACATCATCGCCGGCTTGCTCGCGCCGACCGCCGGGGCGGTCCATGTGGACGGCGAAGTGGTCGATGGCGCACGGGGACACGTCGGCTACATGTTGCAGAAGGACCTGCTCCTGCCCTGGCGAACCGTCATGGAGAACGTGACCCTCGGTCTCGAGGTCCGCGGGACCGATCCAGCGATCGCCAAGGAGCGCGCTTCAGGGCTGATCAGAAGCTATGGACTGGCGGGTTTCGAGGCGGCCAAACCGAGCTCGCTCTCGGGCGGCATGCGACAACGGGTCGCCTTCATGCGGACTCTGGCGCTCGATCCGAAGGTGATCCTGCTCGACGAACCGTTTTCTGCGCTCGACTTCCAGACGCGGCTTGTGCTCCAGGGCGACGTCAAGCGGATCATCCGCGACCGCAACAAGTCCGCCATCCTGGTGACGCACGACATCGGCGAAGCTATCGCGATGGCCGACCGGGTTCTCGTCCTGTCGCATCGACCGAGTACCGTAAAGTCGATCTACCCGATCGATCTCGGGGTCGAGGGAGATGATCCGATCGCCCTGCGACGTTCCGCCAAGTTCAACGAGCACTTCGACGTGATCTGGAGCGATCTCGACATCCAGGTCTCCGCCACCGCCTGA
- a CDS encoding ABC transporter permease: MASTVTQIEATPARRATGSQATASKARIPIYQTLLIAGILILWEVLVRTGVAPVYLYGQPSGILQKLVALTTSGELFTHAGATAFEAILGFVVGTTLGSITGLALWLSDTVARILRPIIVAINGVPKIALAPLVVVWFGVDIGAKVAIAASLTFIVALISVYQGTQEVDPDLVKLMRSLGARRLTIWRKVIVPGATPWILATMRLNIGFAMIGAVVGEYISAKVGLGYFIYNAGALYDLNSVFVGIFCLMVMALVLDFLLVKVEARFKW; encoded by the coding sequence ATGGCCAGCACAGTGACCCAAATCGAGGCGACGCCTGCGCGCCGTGCCACCGGTTCGCAGGCCACCGCATCGAAGGCACGGATCCCGATCTACCAGACCCTGCTGATCGCCGGCATCCTCATCCTGTGGGAAGTCCTCGTCCGTACCGGCGTGGCCCCGGTGTACCTCTACGGTCAGCCTTCCGGAATCCTGCAGAAGCTAGTCGCGCTCACCACCAGCGGGGAGTTGTTCACCCACGCGGGCGCGACGGCCTTCGAGGCGATCCTGGGTTTCGTCGTGGGGACCACCCTCGGCAGCATCACCGGACTTGCACTCTGGCTGTCCGACACGGTGGCGCGTATCCTCCGGCCGATCATCGTGGCCATCAATGGCGTGCCCAAGATCGCGCTTGCGCCACTGGTGGTCGTGTGGTTCGGCGTAGATATCGGTGCCAAGGTGGCGATCGCTGCGAGCCTCACCTTCATCGTCGCGCTCATCTCCGTGTATCAGGGCACCCAGGAGGTGGATCCCGACTTGGTCAAGCTCATGCGCTCGCTCGGTGCACGTCGGCTGACGATCTGGAGAAAGGTCATCGTCCCCGGAGCGACCCCATGGATCCTCGCCACCATGCGCCTCAACATCGGCTTCGCGATGATTGGCGCGGTGGTCGGCGAGTACATCTCGGCCAAGGTCGGTCTCGGCTATTTCATCTACAACGCCGGCGCACTCTACGACCTCAACTCGGTCTTCGTGGGCATCTTCTGCCTGATGGTCATGGCGCTGGTTCTCGACTTCCTGCTGGTCAAGGTCGAAGCGAGGTTCAAATGGTGA
- a CDS encoding ABC transporter substrate-binding protein: protein MKDENHRPGRRSALKALGMLGAFGTAPGLASLTIRDAYGQAAIPVTLTTGLKLANYGPIYVAARNGLFTQQGLEVTINVGGTVVEPVSIALSGRGQFAATGTGMAVNSTLEGGKMTVVAKMCGALGMWVITPPGTTFTSLTDFKGKKVACLRYPSNTITSPTFAMRKFATMDPKADGVEFIEGPPGSIVGAVRDKRADVGVVFEWDASIAAQQGLQVAYGFAEQMGPILLTSVMVKRDYLEANPDLVQRFCNALAASMKLIRENSAAYVSAMGAEFSNLDRQVIEAGCARLLATPGYVPLNPIVDKAEWDASVEHDFLAGTIRKQLPFEEMVDNRFAQKATAAFGVAG, encoded by the coding sequence ATGAAAGACGAAAACCACAGGCCCGGTCGACGCAGCGCGCTCAAGGCGCTCGGGATGCTCGGCGCATTCGGCACCGCACCCGGACTGGCATCGCTCACCATCCGCGACGCCTACGGCCAGGCCGCGATTCCCGTCACCCTGACAACCGGCCTCAAGCTCGCCAACTACGGCCCCATCTACGTCGCCGCGCGCAATGGTCTGTTCACGCAGCAAGGCCTGGAGGTCACCATCAACGTGGGCGGAACGGTGGTCGAGCCGGTCTCCATCGCGTTGTCCGGGCGCGGCCAGTTCGCCGCGACCGGCACCGGCATGGCGGTCAACTCCACCCTCGAAGGCGGCAAGATGACCGTCGTCGCCAAAATGTGCGGTGCGCTCGGCATGTGGGTGATCACGCCGCCGGGGACTACCTTCACCTCACTCACCGACTTTAAGGGCAAGAAGGTTGCGTGCCTGCGCTACCCCTCAAACACCATCACCTCACCGACTTTCGCCATGAGGAAGTTCGCCACCATGGATCCCAAGGCCGACGGCGTGGAGTTCATCGAAGGCCCTCCGGGCTCGATCGTGGGGGCGGTGCGCGACAAACGCGCCGACGTAGGGGTGGTGTTCGAGTGGGATGCGAGCATCGCCGCCCAACAGGGGCTGCAGGTCGCGTACGGGTTTGCCGAGCAGATGGGGCCGATCCTGCTGACCTCGGTGATGGTCAAGCGGGATTACCTGGAGGCCAACCCCGATCTCGTGCAGCGCTTCTGCAATGCCCTCGCGGCCTCGATGAAGCTCATCCGCGAGAACTCCGCCGCCTACGTGAGCGCGATGGGAGCGGAGTTCTCCAACCTCGATCGCCAGGTCATCGAGGCCGGATGCGCCCGCCTGCTCGCCACCCCGGGCTACGTGCCGCTCAATCCAATCGTCGACAAGGCCGAATGGGATGCCAGTGTCGAGCACGACTTCCTCGCTGGCACGATCCGCAAGCAGTTGCCTTTCGAGGAGATGGTCGATAACCGGTTCGCGCAGAAGGCGACCGCAGCATTCGGTGTGGCGGGGTGA
- a CDS encoding flavin reductase family protein has translation MKYMPGSEKCPLPFSPFKACTVPRPIGWLSSISPDGVENLAPYSQWQNLTFDPPMVMFAANQYPDGRRKDTVINAEKTGWFVWNMVTWDLREAMNTSAMAVPYGESEIKLAGLRTVKADLSDVPMVADSPCHFECRYLSTHRLKGNSNVGTVDVVFAEVVKIHIKDEYIDAFGKLDIKKARPIARLGYYDYTVVDETFEMRIPMASAEEAAGLEGRP, from the coding sequence ATGAAATACATGCCCGGTAGCGAGAAGTGCCCCTTGCCATTCTCTCCCTTCAAGGCGTGCACGGTGCCGCGCCCGATCGGCTGGCTATCGTCGATCAGCCCGGACGGTGTCGAGAACCTGGCGCCCTACAGCCAGTGGCAGAACCTCACCTTCGATCCGCCCATGGTGATGTTCGCAGCTAACCAGTACCCGGATGGTCGGCGCAAGGACACGGTGATCAACGCCGAAAAGACCGGCTGGTTCGTCTGGAACATGGTCACCTGGGATCTGCGCGAGGCGATGAACACCAGCGCCATGGCCGTCCCCTACGGAGAAAGCGAGATCAAGCTCGCCGGGCTGCGGACGGTCAAGGCGGACCTCTCGGACGTGCCCATGGTCGCCGACAGCCCCTGCCACTTCGAATGCCGCTACCTCTCCACCCACCGGCTGAAGGGCAATTCGAACGTCGGCACCGTGGACGTCGTCTTCGCCGAGGTCGTCAAGATCCACATCAAGGACGAATACATCGACGCGTTCGGCAAGCTCGACATCAAGAAGGCGCGGCCGATCGCTCGTCTCGGCTACTACGACTACACCGTGGTCGACGAGACCTTCGAGATGCGGATCCCGATGGCGTCCGCCGAAGAGGCTGCCGGGCTGGAAGGCCGGCCGTAA